The sequence TGCATCTTTTTCTGGTGGCACTATGATATCTGATACGGCGATAGTGATTCCAGCGCGGGTAGAGTAAGTAAAGCCTAACCTTTTAATTCTATCTAAGATTTCAGCAGTTAGTGTTGTACCGTATCTACGGAAACATTCACCAATAAGGACACCTAAGAATCCTTTTTTAGCTCCTTCGATCTCAGGTTGAGTTTGAAGTTTTTCTTTTAAATTAATACCTTTTTGTGTAATTATATCATCTTGAGCTACAGATTCTTCAATGGCTGGTCTATTTACAAAGGGGAAATCCTCTGGGAATATTTCGTTAAATAAAATACGACCAACGGTTGTTAAAATAAAGCCGTCTTGAACTCCCTGATCGCCACCTCTAGCTATTACAACTTTGTTATCTAATGCTTTAATTTTTAATGCAATTTTTGCATGTAAGTCTACAATGCCAGCTTGATAGGCTAAAATAGCTTGATCCATCGTGCCGAAGTATTTTCCTTCACCTTTTGCACCTTCACGATCAATTGTTAAATAGTAACTACCTAAAATCATATCCTGTGTGGGTGTGGTAACAGGCTTGCCGTCTTTAGGGTTTAGGATGTTCCCTGCAGCTAGCATAAGTAACCTTGCCTCCGCTTGAGCCTCTGATGATAAAGGAACATGGACAGCCATTTGGTCACCGTCGAAGTCAGCGTTGTAAGCAGTACAAACTAGTGGATGGATTTTGATTGCTCTACCTTCCACTAAAATTGGCTCAAATGCTTGAATACCAAGTCTATGAAGTGTAGGGGCACGGTTTAGTAGTACTGGATGTTCCTTAATAACATGTTCTAGTACATCCCAAACTTGAGCATCGCCCTTTTCTACCATTTTTTTAGCAGTTTTGATGTTCTGTACCACACCATCTTTAAACAGCTTTCTCATGACAAAAGGTTTAAATAGCTCTAATGCCATCTCTTTTGGAAGACCACATTGGAAAATCTTAAGTTCTGGTCCTACAACGATAACGGAACGACCTGAATAGTCAACCCTTTTACCAAGTAAGTTTTGACGGAAACGTCCTTGTTTACCTTTAAGCATATCACTTAAGGATTTCAACGGTCTGTTTCCTGGCCCAGTTACAGGGCGACCCCTTCTACCATTATCAATTAGTGCGTCAACAGCTTCTTGAAGCATACGTTTTTCGTTTCTTACAATGATGTCTGGTGCTCCAAGGTCTAGTAATCTTTTTAGCCTGTTATTACGGTTGATAACCCTTCTGTATAGATCGTTTAGATCCGCTGTTGCAAATCTACCGCCATCTAACTGGACCATAGGACGCAAGTCCGGTGGAAGTACAGGTATTGTATCAAGTATCATCCAAGAAGGTTTGTTTGTAGAAGATTTAAATGCTTCTACAACCTCTAGCCTTCTAATAGCGCGGATTCGCCTTTGACCTGTAGCATTTTTAAGCTCACCTCTAAGCTCTTTAGCTAGGGTTTCTAGGTTAATTTCGTCTAGTAATTTTTTAACAGCTTCTGCGCCCATTTCTGCTTTAAAGCCTTTACCTTCTCTGAACAAGTGTGCATATTTGTCATAGTTTTCCCTGTACTCACTCTCAGTGAGAAGCTGTCTCTTTGTTAGAGCAGTCTCACCTGGGTCAACTACGATGTAAGATGCGAAATAAAGAACTTTTTCTAGTGCCCTAGGGGACATATCCATAAGTAGACCCATTCGACTGGGTATACCTTTAAAATACCAGATATGGGATACAGGGGCAGCAAGCTCAATATGCCCCATTCTCTCCCTACGAACCTTAGCTCTTGTTACTTCAACTCCACAACGGTCACATACAACACCTTTATATCTAATCCGCTTGTATTTACCACAGTGACATTCCCAATCCTTTTGAGGTCCGAAAATCTTCTCGCAAAACAGACCCTCCCTCTCAGGCTTTAAAGTCCTGTAGTTGATGGTTTCAGGTTTTTTTACTTCTCCCCTAGACCAAGCTCGGATCTGTTCAGGTGAAGCCAAGCCAATTTTTAATGCATCAAAATTATTAACGTCTATCAAGGGCTTCTTCCCCCTTTACAGTTTTTTTAAATGTCATCATCTTCAGATGTAAAAACATCTTCTTCTTTGAATTTAGACTTCTTTACTTTTTTACCTTTAGGCATGTACTCATCATATTCATCGTCGTACTCATCAAAATCTTCATCCTCGAAGTCTTCATCATCAGCGAAATCCGTTGA comes from Alkalicella caledoniensis and encodes:
- the rpoC gene encoding DNA-directed RNA polymerase subunit beta' — encoded protein: MIDVNNFDALKIGLASPEQIRAWSRGEVKKPETINYRTLKPEREGLFCEKIFGPQKDWECHCGKYKRIRYKGVVCDRCGVEVTRAKVRRERMGHIELAAPVSHIWYFKGIPSRMGLLMDMSPRALEKVLYFASYIVVDPGETALTKRQLLTESEYRENYDKYAHLFREGKGFKAEMGAEAVKKLLDEINLETLAKELRGELKNATGQRRIRAIRRLEVVEAFKSSTNKPSWMILDTIPVLPPDLRPMVQLDGGRFATADLNDLYRRVINRNNRLKRLLDLGAPDIIVRNEKRMLQEAVDALIDNGRRGRPVTGPGNRPLKSLSDMLKGKQGRFRQNLLGKRVDYSGRSVIVVGPELKIFQCGLPKEMALELFKPFVMRKLFKDGVVQNIKTAKKMVEKGDAQVWDVLEHVIKEHPVLLNRAPTLHRLGIQAFEPILVEGRAIKIHPLVCTAYNADFDGDQMAVHVPLSSEAQAEARLLMLAAGNILNPKDGKPVTTPTQDMILGSYYLTIDREGAKGEGKYFGTMDQAILAYQAGIVDLHAKIALKIKALDNKVVIARGGDQGVQDGFILTTVGRILFNEIFPEDFPFVNRPAIEESVAQDDIITQKGINLKEKLQTQPEIEGAKKGFLGVLIGECFRRYGTTLTAEILDRIKRLGFTYSTRAGITIAVSDIIVPPEKDAIMAWAEEEVNKIEKSFRRGFVSDEERYNRVIEIWSKAKDDITKALMKNMDKLNPINMMAGSGARGNVSQITQLAGMRGLMADPTGHIIELPIKANFREGLTVLEYFISTHGARKGLADTALKTADSGYLTRRLVDVSQDVIVRDEDCGTTDGITVTEIKDGSDSIETLEERLIGRHASVDIVDPDGVVMARQGEQIDEEMSRRITSHGLVKAPESGTVEVTEDTITITADSGQVYTFERPKGARLYVSTGERVRARETITATFDDLKIRSVLTCKTRYGVCVKCYGRDLATGGQVSVGEAVGIIAAQSIGEPGTQLTMRTFHTGGVAGDDITQGLPRIEELFEARKPKGQAIVVEEAGIVTILDNKNKREVEVKTESGESQMYTIPYGARLKVRNGYKVAPGDSLTEGSINPHDLLKIKGTTGVQEYLTQEVQKVYRLQGVEIADKHIEVIVKQMLRKVKVEESGDTELLPGSYADVFDFKEANEAMVAEGLEPAEAKPMLLGITKASLATDSFLSAASFQETTRVLTEASIKGKIDPLLGLKENVIIGKLIPAGTGMTKYTSIEVVHPEKEVIDSI